In Musa acuminata AAA Group cultivar baxijiao chromosome BXJ2-10, Cavendish_Baxijiao_AAA, whole genome shotgun sequence, a genomic segment contains:
- the LOC135624641 gene encoding probable WRKY transcription factor 4, which yields MAESGAGGGAGGGDGTSAAAGAGKPPRPTITLPPRSALESLFHGGGIPEVSPGPLTLVSSFFADDPESECRSFTQLLVGAMNSPASAARRPAGITEEKEKVMESGSEDGGTERGSGGSDGGGGSGLVRLGQNRPASLAVSQTQAFAIPPGLSPASLLDSPGFFSSGLGTFGVSHQEALAQVTAQPSHSQYFMLSQAEYPSTFVATSSSQHPIQEISTLKPNSTAYESAGVPHSDQISQPMAITVDKPADDGYNWRKYGQKMVKGSEYPRSYYKCSHSNCPVKKKVEHSLDGQITEIIYKGQHNHKRPVLNKRSKEDGIFHSGSNGITESVNNPTTSESASHGHLGNLRRSSGMTVATSSSKRDRESDYSAPQQLSGSCDREEASEIQKDGRDGHDADAKRMSVSVSSQTTSTEPKVVVQTTSEVDLLDDGYRWRKYGQKVVKGNPNPRSYYKCTYHGCNVRKHIERAATDPKAVVTTYEGKHNHDVPFARNSSHNMAGAGAASSTVQSNNQGFFRTTNFRNNDQRPVAVLQLKEEHEIT from the exons ATGGCGGAGAGCGGCGCGGGCGGAGGGGCAGGTGGAGGAGACGGGACGTCTGCTGCGGCTGGAGCAGGGAAGCCGCCGCGGCCCACCATAACGCTTCCACCCCGCTCTGCACTGGAGAGCCTCTTCCATGGCGGCGGCATCCCGGAGGTCAGCCCCGGCCCGTTGACGCTGGTGTCGAGCTTCTTCGCGGACGATCCCGAGTCCGAGTGCCGCTCCTTCACTCAGCTGCTCGTCGGAGCTATGAATTCTCCGGCGTCGGCGGCGAGGAGGCCGGCGGGGATCACcgaagagaaggagaaggtgaTGGAGAGTGGCTCGGAAGACGGCGGGACGGAGAGAGGAAGCGGAGGTAGTGACGGAGGCGGCGGAAGTGGATTGGTTCGGTTGGGGCAGAACCGGCCGGCGAGCCTGGCAGTGAGCCAGACGCAGGCGTTCGCGATTCCTCCAGGATTAAGCCCCGCGAGCTTGCTGGATTCTCCCGGGTTCTTCTCGTCCGGCCTG GGTACCTTTGGAGTGTCTCATCAAGAGGCTCTAGCTCAAGTCACAGCCCAGCCATCTCATTCTCAGTACTTCATGCTGAGTCAGGCAGAATACCCATCCACATTTGTGGCAACTTCATCATCACAACATCCAATCCAGGAGATTTCTACTCTAAAGCCAAACAGTACTGCATATGAATCTGCTGGAGTCCCTCATTCTGATCAAATATCTCAGCCTATGGCCATAACAGTTGATAAACCTGCAGATGATGGCTATAATTGGCGAAAATATGGCCAGAAAATGGTAAAAGGCAGTGAATATCCTCGGAGCTACTACAAATGCAGTCATTCAAATTGTCCAGTCAAGAAAAAGGTAGAACATTCTTTAGATGGTCAAATAACTGAGATAATTTATAAGGGTCAGCATAATCATAAACGTCCTGTACTAAATAAGCGATCCAAGGAAGATGGTATTTTTCACAGTGGGTCAAATGGGATTACTGAAAGTGTCAACAATCCTACTACATCTGAATCAGCTTCTCATGGTCATCTTGGGAATCTCAGGAGATCAAGTGGCATGACTGTTGCTACTTCATCTTCCAAAAGAGATAGAGAATCTGATTACAGTGCACCTCAACAATTATCTGGTTCATGTGATAGGGAAGAAGCATCTGAAATTCAGAAAGATGGAAGGGATGGTCACGATGCTGATGCCAAAAGAAT GAGTGTGTCAGTTTCTTCACAAACAACATCAACAGAACCTAAGGTTGTTGTGCAGACAACAAGCGAGGTTGATCTTTTGGATGATGGTTATAGGTGGCGCAAGTATGGGCAGAAAGTTGTGAAAGGAAATCCCAATCCAAG GAGCTATTACAAATGCACTTATCACGGATGCAATGTCAGGAAGCATATTGAAAGAGCTGCAACAGACCCCAAAGCAGTCGTAACAACATACGAGGGGAAACATAATCATGATGTGCCCTTTGCTAGGAACAGCAGTCATAACATGGCAGGAGCTGGTGCCGCTTCCAGCACTGTGCAATCTAATAACCAAGGCTTCTTTAGGACCACCAACTTCAGAAATAACGATCAGCGACCAGTTGCAGTTTTGCAGCTTAAAGAAGAACATGAGATCACTTAG
- the LOC135624644 gene encoding uncharacterized protein LOC135624644, whose translation MSIPSPPRPRRESDEEGGKERDRPRVFDAKAKALCWQKAEVVPGRHPERWRKDPAGNVVCKRFWNCHGCICYEYDHIIPFSKGGDTTAENCQILQTRVNRLKSDKQLVDKAELEGFSCDVKFTDKELDIIEMAAYGDVIRPGNQCRCRTVAEMLGKVKLKNPLAACELPYKENQ comes from the exons ATGAGCATTCCGTCGCCTCCTCGGCCTCGTCGCGAAAGCGATGAGGAAGGGGGCAAGGAGAGGGATCGGCCGAGGGTCTTCGACGCCAAGGCCAAGGCTCTGTGCTGGCAGAAGGCGGAGGTGGTGCCCGGCCGCCACCCCGAGCGGTGGCGCAAGGACCCCGCCGGCAACGTCGTATGCAAGCGCTTCTGGAATTGCCACGGATGCATTTGCTACGAGTACGACCACATCATCCCCTTCTCCAAAG GTGGGGATACAACTGCGGAGAACTGCCAAATTCTGCAGACGAGAGTGAACAGGTTGAAGTCGGATAAGCAATTGGTGGACAAAGCAGAACTGGAAGGTTTCTCATGTGACGTCAAGTTCACCG ACAAGGAGCTCGATATCATCGAGATGGCTGCCTATGGGGATGTTATTCGACCAGGCAATCAATGTCGTTGCAGAACTGTAGCAGAAATGCTGGGGAAAGTGAAGTTGAAGAACCCGTTGGCTGCTTGTGAACTGCCATACAAGGAAAACCAATGA
- the LOC135624642 gene encoding eukaryotic translation initiation factor 5A-2-like, with translation MSDEEHHFESKADAGASKTYPQQAGTIRKNGYIVIKARPCKVVEVSTSKTGKHGHAKCHFVAIDIFNGKKLEDIVPSSHNCDVPHVTRTDYQLIDISEDGFVSLLTENGNTKDDLRLPTDETLLTQLKEGFGEGKDLVVTVMSAMGEEQICALKDIGPK, from the exons ATGTCGGACGAGGAACATCATTTCGAGTCGAAGGCCGACGCTGGGGCTTCCAAGACCTATCCGCAGCAGGCCGGAACTATCCGTAAGAATGGGTACATCGTCATAAAGGCGAGGCCGTGCAAG GTTGTAGAAGTTTCAACCTCCAAAACTGGAAAGCATGGCCATGCAAAATGCCACTTtgttgccattgatatattcaatGGCAAGAAGCTTGAAGATATTGTTCCGTCATCTCACAACTGTGAT GTTCCCCATGTCACACGTACCGACTATCAACTTATTGACATCTCAGAGGATGGTTTT GTTAGTCTGTTGACTGAAAATGGTAACACAAAGGATGATCTGAGACTTCCCACTGATGAAACACTTCTTACTCAG CTTAAAGAAGGTTTCGGCGAAGGGAAGGACCTGGTGGTGACTGTCATGTCTGCAATGGGTGAAGAGCAGATTTGCGCATTGAAGGACATTGGTCCTAAGTAA